The DNA window GGAGGAATGATAGCGCTGGCGGACGACGAACGGGTGTACCGGTGGCAGGGCGGGGCGAAACACGACCTCGACGTGCCCATCAACGACCTCGTGGACTGGGCCATCATGCGCGACGCGATGGACGAGGGAATCCCGCGCTACGACCTCGTGGGCGCGAACGAGCGCCGACTCTGTGGCTACAAGGCGAAGTTCAACCCGGAACTCGTCCGCTATCACAGTCTGGAGCGCGGGACGCGGATGATGAACCTGCTGACGGACGTGTACAAGCGGTTCAGATAGTCAATTCGACTGGCAAGATTTTTTATCCGACCGTCGGTAGTCGAAGTATGGAGAATCCCCTCGTCACGGCCGGACTCGCGCTGGTATTCTTCGGAATCGGCTCCTTTTTCGGCCAAGTCGGTATCATCGTCGCGGGATTAGCGCTGGTCGGCATCGGACTGTCGTCGTCGGAGTCGAACGGGACATCCGAGGACCCGTCGGAGAAAACGAACTGTCCGTCGTGCGGCGCGAGAAACGACCGCGAGAACGACCTCTGTCACCACT is part of the Haladaptatus paucihalophilus DX253 genome and encodes:
- a CDS encoding zinc ribbon domain-containing protein — protein: MENPLVTAGLALVFFGIGSFFGQVGIIVAGLALVGIGLSSSESNGTSEDPSEKTNCPSCGARNDRENDLCHHCGTVLSEE